One genomic window of Gammaproteobacteria bacterium includes the following:
- a CDS encoding glycosyltransferase family 2 protein, whose product MSSISVIIPAYNEQDNLKTLVESITQALSDVSNLEIVVVDDCSTDNTRQFCSILAQTFPALTYLKHTQNSGQSASVFTGVKHARFELIATLDGDGQNPPSEIKKLIDAYHQCSGNKSKTLFAGHRQGRQDPWIKLISSKIANNIRRKLLKDDCPDTGCGLKLFHKSTFLELPHFNHMHRFLPALYKRSGYNVVNVPILHAARQHGQSKYNTWGRLRVGIVDLFGVAWLARRPCNPKIEE is encoded by the coding sequence ATGTCATCAATCAGCGTTATCATCCCCGCCTATAATGAGCAAGACAACCTCAAGACCTTGGTGGAAAGTATTACGCAAGCATTAAGTGACGTGAGCAACCTCGAAATTGTTGTTGTCGATGACTGCAGCACCGACAATACTCGACAGTTCTGTTCTATTTTAGCTCAAACCTTCCCCGCACTTACTTATTTGAAGCACACTCAAAACTCTGGTCAAAGTGCTTCCGTTTTTACTGGTGTGAAACATGCGCGTTTTGAGCTAATTGCCACACTGGATGGTGACGGCCAAAACCCTCCAAGTGAAATCAAAAAGCTAATTGACGCTTACCACCAATGCTCAGGCAATAAAAGCAAAACTCTGTTTGCGGGACATCGTCAAGGTCGACAAGATCCTTGGATAAAATTAATTTCATCCAAAATAGCCAATAACATCAGACGTAAATTACTTAAAGATGACTGCCCTGATACTGGCTGTGGCTTAAAACTGTTTCATAAAAGCACTTTTCTTGAGCTTCCACACTTCAACCACATGCATCGTTTTTTACCTGCATTATATAAAAGAAGTGGGTATAATGTTGTCAACGTCCCAATACTTCACGCCGCCAGACAACATGGTCAGTCAAAATACAATACCTGGGGACGCTTGCGCGTGGGTATCGTCGATTTATTCGGTGTTGCATGGCTAGCGCGACGTCCATGTAATCCTAAAATAGAAGAATAA